In a genomic window of Shouchella clausii:
- a CDS encoding tripartite tricarboxylate transporter substrate binding protein, which yields MKWFPLFVLQAILLVACSNHDETAVTQAAIDTYPKQTIELYVPASPGGQSDAGARVLARHISKYLDSDIVIVNQDTAGGALAFENVYRAKADGYKLLYYHQALHTSYAVGQYDYSALEMTPIGTFAGINQVFVTRADAPWDSLEELVEEARQHPYEILYGGQIGGTTHFMGEQLGQVADVDIKVLDVGGESDRMTALLGNQIDFVSTGIGNALNYIESGDFKALAVLSEERDELAPDIPTALEQGYDVQFPIIHTLYGPPNLPEEIIHKWNAAAEQLAEDEEYVQDLATTFQRHIQMDHNETLTFNQEELKKAEGIAFELFQED from the coding sequence GTGAAATGGTTCCCTTTGTTTGTGCTGCAGGCTATTCTTCTAGTGGCCTGCAGCAACCACGACGAAACAGCCGTTACGCAAGCGGCCATTGATACGTATCCAAAGCAAACGATTGAACTTTATGTCCCTGCCTCGCCAGGGGGGCAGTCTGATGCGGGAGCGAGGGTGTTAGCGCGTCATATTAGCAAGTATTTAGATAGCGATATTGTCATTGTTAATCAAGATACAGCAGGCGGGGCACTAGCGTTTGAAAATGTCTACCGCGCCAAAGCCGATGGATACAAGCTTCTCTACTATCACCAAGCATTGCACACAAGTTATGCCGTTGGCCAATACGATTATTCGGCGTTGGAAATGACGCCGATTGGAACGTTTGCTGGCATTAACCAAGTTTTTGTCACGCGTGCTGATGCCCCGTGGGATTCATTAGAAGAACTTGTTGAGGAGGCGAGGCAGCATCCTTACGAAATCCTATATGGTGGCCAAATTGGCGGCACTACTCATTTTATGGGGGAGCAACTTGGACAAGTTGCCGATGTCGACATTAAAGTGCTTGATGTCGGAGGAGAGTCTGACCGGATGACGGCATTGCTTGGCAACCAAATTGATTTTGTTTCTACTGGCATTGGCAACGCCTTAAATTATATTGAATCAGGCGATTTTAAAGCGTTAGCCGTTCTATCAGAAGAACGGGATGAGCTGGCACCTGATATCCCGACTGCCCTTGAGCAAGGGTATGACGTACAGTTTCCAATCATCCATACGTTATATGGACCGCCTAATTTGCCTGAAGAGATCATTCACAAATGGAACGCAGCAGCAGAGCAGCTTGCAGAAGATGAAGAGTATGTACAAGACCTCGCCACAACGTTCCAGAGACATATTCAAATGGATCATAATGAAACCCTT